A genome region from Bufo gargarizans isolate SCDJY-AF-19 chromosome 2, ASM1485885v1, whole genome shotgun sequence includes the following:
- the LOC122929458 gene encoding interleukin-1 beta-like, producing the protein MAEVPNLSDLPMDNSDNDEEFYACDVPNNMKANKYSHCHESLSKMHLQIRKPEKTGHLLKKLKAVGVVMGKFRECRGLKNQLFFYDDDLLPPVLVNESVTYKEERTVEAAERRFVKDSAEPSEHTIKDRNDRLFKMEGDDSVVASYLAVGNEHLAVKVKLDTYFERNHDNLKRPVTMGIVGRNLYFYCTEEGNSNRVLSLMAVDINEKAKTNEVVPFIFYCRPSDNRSRYSFESAAFPNYYISTSQKESEKVQIKQKDDQTVVMDFRLSPKFI; encoded by the exons ATGGCAGAAGTTCCAAATTTAAGTGATCTCCCTATGGACAACAG tgacAACGATGAAGAATTTTATGCCTGTGACGTTCCCAACAACATGAAG GCCAATAAATATTCACACTGCCATGAAAGCCTTTCCAAAATGCATCTTCAGATAAGAAAGCCGGAAAAAACAGGGCATTTGCTCAAGAAACTGAAAGCGGTTGGTGTAGTTATGGGAAAATTTAGGGAATGTCGAGGACTGAAGAATCAGCTCTTTTTCTATGATGATGATCTGCTGCCTCCAGTCCTGGTGAACG AAAGCGTTACCTATAAAGAAGAGAGGACAGTAGAAGCTGCTGAACGGAGATTCGTAAAAGATTCCGCTGAACCATCAGAGCACACTATAAAAGACCGAAACGATAGGCTCTTCAAAATGGAAGGCGATGACTCTGTTGTGGCCTCATATCTAGCAGTGGGGAATGAACACTTGGCAG TGAAAGTGAAGCTGGACACTTACTTTGAAAGAAATCATGATAACTTGAAACGTCCCGTCACGATGGGGATTGTAGGCCGGAATCTCTATTTTTACTGCACTGAAGAAGGGAACTCAAATCGGGTCCTCAGTCTCATG gcagtcgACATAAATGAAAAAGCGAAGACCAATGAGGTGGTGCCCTTCATCTTCTACTGCAGGCCATCAGATAACAGGTCGCGCTATAGTTTTGAGTCCGCGGCCTTCCCTAACTATTATATAAGCACCTCTCAAAAAGAGAGTGAGAAAGTGCAAATAAAGCAGAAAGACGATCAAACCGTCGTGATGGATTTCCGATTATCTCCAAAGTTTATATAA